The Holosporales bacterium genome contains the following window.
TTTGGGTTTGAGGTTATCTGCGTTGACAACAATAAGGCCAAAATTGAAGGGCTGAAGAAGGGGGTTATTCCTATTTATGAGCCGGGGCTTGATAAGCTGGTCGATTCAAACCTTAAACAGGGGCGCCTGAGCTTTACAACGGACCTAACTGCTGCAGTACAGCAATCCGATGTAGTGTTTTTGGCAGTAGGCACCCCAAGCAAGCAGAACAGCGAAGAAGCTGATCTTACGTTTTTGTTTAATGCTGCGGAGGAAGTTGCCAAAGCGATAAGTCGTTATACCGTCATTGTGGTAAAATCGACCGTTCCAGTTGGAACATGCCGCAAGATTAAAGACTTTATCAAAAAGACCAACCCTCAAGCCGATTTTGATGTAACTTCAAACCCAGAATTCTTGCGCGAAGGGTCGGCAATCGAGGACTTTATGCGTCCTGACCGCGTTGTTGTAGGCGCAGAAAGCGAACGTTCACGCCAGGTAATGGATAGTCTATATAAACCTTTATTTCTTCTAGAAACACCTGTAGTTTTCACAACGCTTGAAACGTCTGAGCTGTCTAAGTATGCCTCAAACGCCTTTTTGGCTACCAAAATTTCTTTCATCAACCAACTGGCCGACCTGTCTGAAAAGTGTGGAGCGAATGTCCAGCACATATCAAAAATCATGGGGCTTGACCACCGTATTGGTAAAGAATGCTTGCATGCAGGCCCGGGGTATGGCGGATCTTGCTTTCCAAAGGACACCATGGCGCTTAGCTTTTTTGCCAAAAGCTTTGGCACGTCTGTAAGTATTGTTGACGCTGTGATTAAGGCAAATAAAGACCGAAAGCTGCAAATGGCGCAGAAAGTAATCGGCGCTTGTGGTGGCAGTGTGAAAAACAAAAAGATTGCAATTTTGGGGGTTACATTTAAGCCAGAAACAGATGATATAAGAGACGCGCCAAGTTTGGTGATAATCCCAGAACTTCAACGTGCCGGAGCGTCTATATATGCAAACGATCCAGCCAGCCATGAAGCAGAGAAAGCGTTTAGCAACGTTACTTGGTGCTCATGCCCTTATGAAGCATGTGCTGACGCAGATGCTGTTGTAATAGTGACTGAATGGAATCAATTCAGAAGTCTTGATTTTAACAAGCTAAAGCAAGCTATGAAAACGCCCATCATGATTGATCTGCATAACGTATATTCTGCGCGTGAAGTCGAATCGGCGGGATTCTTTTACGAAAGCATTGGCCGAGGCAAGGTATAGTTTCCCCAGTCGGATAACGTTTATACAAAACCAATATCCTATTTCAAGCAAAATCCATTTTCGATATAGGACAAAATTTTCTCATCCTGGGTTATAAGCGGCATGTGCTTTATTCTTGAGGTTGCCACAATCATTCTGTCTGCAGAATCTCCATGAAATTGCCCTGGAAGAGAACAGCTATCCAGCAAAATTTCGTTGGCAAGCTCAATAATTTTAATTGATGATATTTCAATAGCCTGATTAATCCATTTGTCAATTGGTTGAGACAGCACAATTCTCTGCTTAGCAACCAGCATGCCAATTTCCCAAATAGAAATCGCACTTAAGCATATTCTGGCGCCTGAGTTTACAATTTTTTCTATTCTTTCCTGGTTTCGCTTATTCAATTTTTGATCGCCGTTCATAAGCCACAAAAAGACGTGAGTATCAAGCAAAAGATCACTCATCTTCGACTGTCCATACACAATTTATCGGCTTTTGAATATCGTCATTTTCTGTAAAGGAATTTTGCATTGCCCCAAAGAGCCGCTTGGATTCCACAGATGGAGCACTTAGTTTTGCAAATGGAATTCCCCTTTTTGTAATCAAAAAAGTATCGCCCTTGCGTACGTCGTCTAACAGTTTTAGGCATTTTGCCTTAAATTCGCTGGCCTGAATCGTTATCTCCATGATAAAATTCCTATAGTCATTTCATAATGACCATAGTAACCTAATAATAGGAATAAGTCAAGTAAAAAGGAAATTTTGTAAAACGATCTTTATAGTTTTTATATCGAGTCTTTTGATGATGTTTTTTGTATACGAAATAAACTGGTGCGGTCGAGAAGACTCGAACTTCCACGAATTGCTTCACAGCGACCTCAACGCTGCGCGTCTACCAGTTCCGCCACGACCGCTTGACGACATTGGATAACAAAAATCTTTGTAATCGACAATTGATTAATTCAGCTAAGGTTTCAAAATGCGTCTTCAGTTTATCAAATAGATCAAGTTTCGTTTTGGCTTTGGCCATTGTATACTGCTGAAGGCCAGCCAATATAAATTGGAAAAAAAATTATATAACGTTGCAGTAATTGGCGCGACTGGGAATATCGGCTCAAAAACGTTGGATATACTTATTGAGCGTAAATTTCCTTGCGCCAATATTACGGCCGTTGCCTCTGCCAGATCAGCTGGCACCACGCTGCGCCTTTTAGACAGACGAGAGATTAAGGTTCAGCAAATCTCGCAGGTAGATTTCAACAACATAGACTTAGCGTTCTTTTGTGCAGTAAGCGCCGTGTCGGCCGAATATGCCGCTCAAATCGCGCAAAAAGGCTGCTTAGTCATCGACAAAACCTCATTCTTCAGGATGCATGAGGACACCCCCTTAGTCGTGCCAGAAATCAACTTTGACAGCATAAGCAGCCGCAAGCCATCATCAGGCATCGTTGCTTGCCCAAATTGCGTTGCGATTCCGTTGAGCATGACTTTGTCTGCTTTAGTTAGAGGGGGATGCAGAATAAGAAACGTTGTGGTATCGACTTATCAGTCGGTATCCGGGGCAGGAAGACGAGCGGTCGATGCTTTAAAATCGCAGGCTTTGGCTGATTTAAACGCTGATTATGTAATGCCCGAAGGCTTAATCTCACCATTCCCTAAGAAGATAGCCTTTAATGCAATCCCGCAGATAGGAAACATATCTGCCTCAGACGCTTATACAGATGAGGAAGACAAAGTAATGCGAGAGGTTGCAAAAATCTTGGGGCAGATTGACCTAAATATATCGGTTACTTGTGTGCGAGTGCCTACATTGGTTGGCCACGGTATATCGGTCTATGTTGAGCTGGATAAAGCGGCCAGCCTGAAAGAGCTTGCGTCAATGTTCAGGCAATTCCCCAGCATATCATTCGGTGCGGAGAATGATTATATTACTCCAGTTGAGTCTGAAGGCCGAGATGAGGTTTTTGTTGGGCGTTTAAGAAAAGCAAGCAGAGGATATGCTTTTTGGGTAATTGCTGATAATCTGCGCAAGGGAGCTGCGCTTAATGGAGTGCAGATAGCAGAGCAACTAATAGCAGCAGACCCAAGCTTAGACAGGTTTAAAGCGAGCAAGACATGAAAAACGACTCTACAATTATTGTTATTCCTGCGCGACTTGCATCTACGCGCTTGCCCAGGAAGCCGCTGGCCGACATATGCGGTATGCCAATGGTGGCCCGTGTCCTTACTCGGGCGAAAGAAGCCGACGTAGCGGACGTTATTGTCGCTTGCTCTGAGCCAGAAGTTGCCGAAGCTGTAAGCACTTACGGAGGAGTGCCAGTAATAACCGATCCAAACCTTGCCTCTGGTACTGACAGGGTGTACGCAGCAGTGGAATCTTTGGGGAAATCGTATGAAATTGTCGTAAATCTGCAAGGGGACCTGCCGACTGTGGACAGGAACACTTTATCGTCTGTTGTTGAGCTGCTGAAACAGACAGATGCAGATATGACTACGCCTGGGCTTATTATTGAAAACGAAGATACAGACAGGTTTAATTCCCCAAACATAGTAAAAATAGCAACAAGCATAGCGGCAGGCCAAAAATCTGGTCGAGCATTATACTTCAGCCGCGCGCCGATTCCTTATGGAGATGGGCCGAAAATCCAACACCTTGGGATATATGCTTACAGAATAAATGCGCTAAGGAAATACACCTCTCTGCCGCAAACGTTTTTGGAAAAGCGTGAGCGGCTTGAACAGCTTAGGGCTTTGGAAAACGGCATGAAAATACATGTTGCCATTGTGGACATGGCGCCAATTGAGGTGGATACTCAACAAGATCTTGAGCAAGCGCGGGAATTCTACAAACATAATCAAAAAATGATGTGATCGACCTAGACGTATTATCACAAGCAAAAGATGTCCTTAGGCAAGAGGCCGAAGGTATAATGCTGGCCGCTGAGAAGCTGGATGAGAACTTTTCTGCCGCCGTAAAGGCGATAATAAACACGAGCGGGCGGGTTATCCTGACCGGTATGGGCAAGCCTGGGCATATTGCAAGCAAGATTGCATCTACTTTGGCCTCAACCGGAACGCCGGCGCTGTTTGTGCATCCTGCCGAGGCAAGCCATGGCGACCTTGGGATGATCTGCCGGCAAGATACGATGGTGATGTTTTCGTTGTCGGGCGAAACCCTAGAGCTTATGAGTATGATAGAATATGTCTGTCGATTCGGGATAAAGCTTATCGCCATCACCGCCAATCAAGACAGCGCTTTGGCGAAATCGGCCGACATAGTACTTTTACTGCCAAAGCTGTCAGAGGCGTGTCCGAATAGGCTTGCGCCAACGACTTCTACTACGGTTATGCTGGCCTTAGGGGATGCGCTTGCCGTAGCCCTTATAAGCTGCAGAAAATTTAACACGGAAAGCTTTAAGCTGCTTCATCCCGGAGGCGCTTTGGGCAAGAAGATGCTGCAAGTCAAAGACCTTATGGCAAGCGAACTGCCCTTGGTGAAGAAAGCGATGTTAATGGACTCTGCCTTAATAGAAATGACGGCCAAATCCTTCGGTTGCGTTGGGGTAACAGATGATAATGGCAAGCTTGTTGGCGTTATAACGGATGGAGACTTACGCCGCCATATGTCAAGCGATTTGCTTAAGTTAAGTGCAGAGCAGGTCATGACCCGAAATCCAATAACTTTGGATCAAGAAGTCATGGTGCTTAAGGCAGTGGATCTTATGAATACTAAAAAAATCACTGCTGTATTTGTGGTTAATGACCTCGGCAAGCCGATTGGTCTTGTACATATTCATACGCTGCTGGGGGCCGGGATTGTTTAGATTTCTGGCGTTGATATCTGCAATGTGGACAGCGTTGTGCAATGCGGACAGCGGTTCAATCGATGTAAGTGCCGGAAGCGTGGCTCTGGATCAGGGCTCTAAAACTGTATCGCTAAAAGACGGAGTCGTTGCCAAGCTTGATGGCGGTCAAATTACCTCAAAAATGGCAGAGGCTCACCTGAATGAGCCGGAGGATATATCAAACCCCAGCGAGGTGCTGTTAAGCGGAGATGTAAGTGGGTGCTTGTCCGATATTGAGGTGTCTGCAGATCAAGCGCAATACACTGTGCAGGACGGCTCTTTGGTACTGTCGGGACGACCGGCCGTTGTGAAAACGAAACAAGAGACTGTTTCTGCAGGCTCGATAATCCTAAAAGGGCTTGCAGTTACCGCAGAAAGTGGCGTTATATTAAAAAATGCTAACTATACAATTACAACTGAAAAAGCCATTGCTTACTTCTCAAAAATAAGCGGCAAAGTATCGCTTAAAAGTGTAGTTTCAGGCGGTAAAGTAACTATAGTCTCTGCCAAAACGACTTACACAGCGGATAAATGTGAATACAAGGACGGTGTGCTGTGCCTTGCGGGCAATGTAGTTATAAAAAATGCCAAAAACTGTATTGTGGCCGACAGGGTTAAACTGAACACAGCGACCGGAGTACATATGATCGAAGGCGTAAACAGCCCAATTAGCGCGAGCTTGCACAAATAATGGACAAGAAACCTCAAACTGGCTTAGTGGTTAATAAAATCTCAAAAACTATAGGCTTTCATCGCAGAAAGAAGGTTTTGATAGATGAGCTCAGCCTTCAAGTCCAGCAGGGCCAAATCGTTGCTTTATTGGGGCCTAATGGTGCCGGTAAAACCACTTGCTTTTCGGTGATATGCGGCCTGACTAAACTGGATTCTGGCAACATATATATAAACGGACAGGAAGTAACGCGTATGCCGATGTATAAGCGCGCGCGGATGGGTCTGGGGTATCTTCCGCAGGAATCTTCTGTATTCAGAGGGCTTAATGTACAAGAGAATATATTGGCTGTCCTGGAAGTAATTGAACCCGACAAAGACCTTCAGGAACAAGAGCTTGAAAGGCTTCTTGAAAGCTTTTCAATTGCCCATCTGCGATATAATGCTTCGGTCACGTTATCTGGCGGGGAGCGTAGGCGTCTTGAGATAGCGCGCGCTTTGGCCACTAAGCCGCAGTTTATTTTGCTTGACGAACCTTTGGCCAGCATTGATCCAATCGCCATTCAGGATATGCGCATATTGATTATGCAGCTTAAATCGGCTGGTATCGGGATACTCATTACCGATCACAACGTAATTGATACGCTAAAGATTGCAGAATATGCATATATAATGTACGAAGGAAAGATTCTAACCGAAGGCCCTACGAAAGAAATCATGAACGACAAAATCGCAAGACGTTTGTATCTGGGGAATGATTTTGATGCATGAAGAACATATATGCTTAAATAATAAAAGGCACATTATATGATTGAGTTTGCCAAATCTTTGCTTAGGTCAACCTGGCGTAAAGTTTATCCAAAGATTCATAAATTTAGAATATCGTTAAAAACATTCAATGTCAGGTTGGATAGATTATTATGTGGTGGCGCCAACGGCATAAGGGCAGCAAAATATGCAGAGCTAATGGATGATTTTCTGCTGCCTTCCAGACCAGCCTCACAAAGCCCTCACACAGAGTTGCTTAAGGATTTTGATAAGCTAGGAATGAAAATACTGCAAGATGATTTTCTGCAACAAACTAAATACTATAAGTATGCAGAAAAATGTATGCGTCTCACTGGGTGCTTTTTCTATGACAGATTAGACAAAATAAAAATATTGGTTGAGCGTTTTATTAGGCAATACAAAGGTGAGACGCTTAATCTTCCACAACAACCCGGACAAAGTGACGTTGGCCCTATTTGGCTAAGGCCAATTAAGTTCTCTAGTTATTATGAGATAATAGATGGCCATCACAGAGTTGCCAGAGCCATTATGGCCGGGCAGGAAACTATTCCGGCAATTATTTACGATGCCACCCCGGTCCTAACCCCGCTACAACAATTACTGCTGGACGTTCTGTGGATCAGCAATCATAGATGGCTTTATCAGCCAGTTCATTCTCCCGAGATAGAAGAACAATGGATTCTGGTGAGAAATTGCCAGGATAGGCTTAATATGATGAATAATTTTTTGGACATTAAAGCATTTAATAAAAAGGGCGCAAGCTATCTGGACGTTGGCTCAAGTAATGGCTGGTTTGTAAAGCAAATGGAAGACAAGGGCTTGTGTACTCGTGGTATAGATCGTGATCCGTTTGGTATTGAGGTAGGGTTTAGGATGTATGGCCTTAAGCCAGAGCAAATTACTCATTCAGATATCACTATAGGCTTGGAAAAAATGGTATCGCGGGGTGATATATTTGACTTTACTTCATGTATGAGTATTATGCATCATTTCGTCTTAGGTAAAACCTCCTATACACCCGAGCATCTTTTAAAGTTGCTGGATAGAATCACTAAGCAAGTGATGTTTTTCGATACTGGCGAAGAGAATGAGCCGGTTTTCGAAGGGACGCTGCATGGTTGGAGTTCAGAGTATATCCAGAACTGGATATTATCCAATTCTTCATTTAAAGAAGTAATCCCTTTAGGCCGGGACAACGACAGAAAGCCTCCGTTTCAAGGCTACTATAACAGGATGATGTTTGCTTGTATTAAAGGATGATACGCAGCATCTAAACACTAAATGTAAGCCAGGCTCAACACAACAATCCAAATGTCCGTAGTTTAATTTCCTACACCGGATTAACAAAATGCCGAAGGGCTGGGTTGTCAGAGTTTTTGAGGGCGTCGACCTTGTCTTCCCAAACTATTTTGCCATTATCTAAGAGGGCGACATGATCGGCTATTACATTGGCAACGTTTAGGTCATGAGTGATCGTGATACAGCAAAGGTCAAGTTTTTCGATTGTTTTCCTGATAAGCTTGGTTATTGTCGAGCCTGTAATTGGATCAAGCCCAGACGTTGGCTCGTCGAATAACATGATATCTGGCTTAAGAGCAATGGCCCTGGCCAAAGCAACACGCTTCTGCATCCCGCCTGATAAAGCAGATGGGTAAAGCTTGAACACACTTTGATCCAGCTCTACCGCCAAGAGCTTCTCTCTGGCAATTTTGGCCGCATTGGGTATGCCTCGGTTTATCAGGCCAAAACTGACGTTCTGTTCAACCGTCATAGAGTCAAACAAAGCCCCGCCCTGAAACATCATGCTGAATTGGGATAGATATTGCCGCCTATGTTTCCTGTCATTGACGCTTATGCCCCCGGCTACTACATCGCCTGAGTTCATATATATTAATCCCAACAACACCTTGAACATAACAGACTTGCCCACGCCAGAGCGGCCAAGGATCACCAAGGACTCGTTTTTACACACCTTTAGGTTGAAGTCATTAAGAACCATGGTGCCGTTGCTAAATGTTTTACAGACATTCATGAATTCTATTTTGGCTGGGGCAGGCATTTTACACTCCAAAAAACATTGCTGTAACAACGTAGTTGAGAACCAGAATTCCCATACATGCCGCCACCACCGCCATGGTTGTCGCTTCGCCCACGCTTTTCGCCCCTCGCGCCGAGTTGAAACCATAAAAACAGCCAAATATCGCAATGGTAAAGCCAAAACAGGCCGATTTAACCAGGCCGCACATAACGTCCTCTGTCGCCAGATTCATCAGGGTTTGCGTCATATACGCGTGTGAAGCAAACCCAAGCTTTGTTGTGCCTACTAAGAAACCACCGAATACGCCTATGACATCGGCCATTAATGTAAGAAGTGGCAGGCAGATCAGACATGCCAATATGCGTGGTGCGACAAGAAACCTGAATGGGTTGACGCCAAGGATCTCAAGCGCGTCGATTTGCTCAGATATCTTCATTGACCCGAGTTCGGCGGCTATTGAAGCGCTCATTCTACCGGCCACCATTAACCCAGCCATAACTGGCCCCAATTCGCGTGTTATTGCGACGATTACCACCGTAGCCACTGCGCTCTCGCCGGAAAATTTTGCAAACCCAACATAGGTCTGCAGCGCGATTACCATCCCGCTAAATACGGCTGTCAGCCCTACGATAGGGATCGAGAAAAAGCCAGTATTCAACATCTGCTTAAGCAGCTCGCCTATATAAAGCGGCCAAGAACAACACGCCCAAACGCCCTTCGACACAAAGATCGAGACCTTGCCGGCCTCAACCAGCATGCTTATCGTCCTCGCCCCTATATTAGCCAGTAAATTTACGACTACATTCAACTTATATATATCCTATGCGGCCTGCTTCCTAGACTACACAAAAATTCTAAAGATATGGTTCCTATTTTGCCAGCAATTTCTTCGGCGCTAAGCTCTGGGCTGCATATTGTGCTCCATTGCCCGGGATAGACCAACCCCTCCGGTATATCAGTCACATCTATGGTGACCAAATCCATGGATATGCGGCCAACTATCTTTGCCCTATACCCAGCGATTATGACGTCTCCGCCTTCGTC
Protein-coding sequences here:
- a CDS encoding aspartate-semialdehyde dehydrogenase, which translates into the protein MEKKLYNVAVIGATGNIGSKTLDILIERKFPCANITAVASARSAGTTLRLLDRREIKVQQISQVDFNNIDLAFFCAVSAVSAEYAAQIAQKGCLVIDKTSFFRMHEDTPLVVPEINFDSISSRKPSSGIVACPNCVAIPLSMTLSALVRGGCRIRNVVVSTYQSVSGAGRRAVDALKSQALADLNADYVMPEGLISPFPKKIAFNAIPQIGNISASDAYTDEEDKVMREVAKILGQIDLNISVTCVRVPTLVGHGISVYVELDKAASLKELASMFRQFPSISFGAENDYITPVESEGRDEVFVGRLRKASRGYAFWVIADNLRKGAALNGVQIAEQLIAADPSLDRFKASKT
- a CDS encoding type II toxin-antitoxin system VapC family toxin; its protein translation is MSDLLLDTHVFLWLMNGDQKLNKRNQERIEKIVNSGARICLSAISIWEIGMLVAKQRIVLSQPIDKWINQAIEISSIKIIELANEILLDSCSLPGQFHGDSADRMIVATSRIKHMPLITQDEKILSYIENGFCLK
- a CDS encoding UDP-glucose/GDP-mannose dehydrogenase family protein, with amino-acid sequence MKVTMVGTGYVGLVTGTCLSSFGFEVICVDNNKAKIEGLKKGVIPIYEPGLDKLVDSNLKQGRLSFTTDLTAAVQQSDVVFLAVGTPSKQNSEEADLTFLFNAAEEVAKAISRYTVIVVKSTVPVGTCRKIKDFIKKTNPQADFDVTSNPEFLREGSAIEDFMRPDRVVVGAESERSRQVMDSLYKPLFLLETPVVFTTLETSELSKYASNAFLATKISFINQLADLSEKCGANVQHISKIMGLDHRIGKECLHAGPGYGGSCFPKDTMALSFFAKSFGTSVSIVDAVIKANKDRKLQMAQKVIGACGGSVKNKKIAILGVTFKPETDDIRDAPSLVIIPELQRAGASIYANDPASHEAEKAFSNVTWCSCPYEACADADAVVIVTEWNQFRSLDFNKLKQAMKTPIMIDLHNVYSAREVESAGFFYESIGRGKV
- a CDS encoding KpsF/GutQ family sugar-phosphate isomerase gives rise to the protein MIDLDVLSQAKDVLRQEAEGIMLAAEKLDENFSAAVKAIINTSGRVILTGMGKPGHIASKIASTLASTGTPALFVHPAEASHGDLGMICRQDTMVMFSLSGETLELMSMIEYVCRFGIKLIAITANQDSALAKSADIVLLLPKLSEACPNRLAPTTSTTVMLALGDALAVALISCRKFNTESFKLLHPGGALGKKMLQVKDLMASELPLVKKAMLMDSALIEMTAKSFGCVGVTDDNGKLVGVITDGDLRRHMSSDLLKLSAEQVMTRNPITLDQEVMVLKAVDLMNTKKITAVFVVNDLGKPIGLVHIHTLLGAGIV
- a CDS encoding ABC transporter permease — translated: MNVVVNLLANIGARTISMLVEAGKVSIFVSKGVWACCSWPLYIGELLKQMLNTGFFSIPIVGLTAVFSGMVIALQTYVGFAKFSGESAVATVVIVAITRELGPVMAGLMVAGRMSASIAAELGSMKISEQIDALEILGVNPFRFLVAPRILACLICLPLLTLMADVIGVFGGFLVGTTKLGFASHAYMTQTLMNLATEDVMCGLVKSACFGFTIAIFGCFYGFNSARGAKSVGEATTMAVVAACMGILVLNYVVTAMFFGV
- the lptB gene encoding LPS export ABC transporter ATP-binding protein yields the protein MDKKPQTGLVVNKISKTIGFHRRKKVLIDELSLQVQQGQIVALLGPNGAGKTTCFSVICGLTKLDSGNIYINGQEVTRMPMYKRARMGLGYLPQESSVFRGLNVQENILAVLEVIEPDKDLQEQELERLLESFSIAHLRYNASVTLSGGERRRLEIARALATKPQFILLDEPLASIDPIAIQDMRILIMQLKSAGIGILITDHNVIDTLKIAEYAYIMYEGKILTEGPTKEIMNDKIARRLYLGNDFDA
- a CDS encoding ATP-binding cassette domain-containing protein: MPAPAKIEFMNVCKTFSNGTMVLNDFNLKVCKNESLVILGRSGVGKSVMFKVLLGLIYMNSGDVVAGGISVNDRKHRRQYLSQFSMMFQGGALFDSMTVEQNVSFGLINRGIPNAAKIAREKLLAVELDQSVFKLYPSALSGGMQKRVALARAIALKPDIMLFDEPTSGLDPITGSTITKLIRKTIEKLDLCCITITHDLNVANVIADHVALLDNGKIVWEDKVDALKNSDNPALRHFVNPV
- a CDS encoding type II toxin-antitoxin system prevent-host-death family antitoxin, with the protein product MEITIQASEFKAKCLKLLDDVRKGDTFLITKRGIPFAKLSAPSVESKRLFGAMQNSFTENDDIQKPINCVWTVEDE
- a CDS encoding 3-deoxy-manno-octulosonate cytidylyltransferase encodes the protein MKNDSTIIVIPARLASTRLPRKPLADICGMPMVARVLTRAKEADVADVIVACSEPEVAEAVSTYGGVPVITDPNLASGTDRVYAAVESLGKSYEIVVNLQGDLPTVDRNTLSSVVELLKQTDADMTTPGLIIENEDTDRFNSPNIVKIATSIAAGQKSGRALYFSRAPIPYGDGPKIQHLGIYAYRINALRKYTSLPQTFLEKRERLEQLRALENGMKIHVAIVDMAPIEVDTQQDLEQAREFYKHNQKMM
- a CDS encoding ParB/Srx family N-terminal domain-containing protein, encoding MIEFAKSLLRSTWRKVYPKIHKFRISLKTFNVRLDRLLCGGANGIRAAKYAELMDDFLLPSRPASQSPHTELLKDFDKLGMKILQDDFLQQTKYYKYAEKCMRLTGCFFYDRLDKIKILVERFIRQYKGETLNLPQQPGQSDVGPIWLRPIKFSSYYEIIDGHHRVARAIMAGQETIPAIIYDATPVLTPLQQLLLDVLWISNHRWLYQPVHSPEIEEQWILVRNCQDRLNMMNNFLDIKAFNKKGASYLDVGSSNGWFVKQMEDKGLCTRGIDRDPFGIEVGFRMYGLKPEQITHSDITIGLEKMVSRGDIFDFTSCMSIMHHFVLGKTSYTPEHLLKLLDRITKQVMFFDTGEENEPVFEGTLHGWSSEYIQNWILSNSSFKEVIPLGRDNDRKPPFQGYYNRMMFACIKG